One region of Jonesiaceae bacterium BS-20 genomic DNA includes:
- a CDS encoding MerR family transcriptional regulator — MERNPAGSKVSKMTNVKDGGTTTESPTSAVFGQQHLSVAAVAKRIAVAPATLRTWDRRYGLGPSMHQTGAHRRYSHDDVLRLSLMRLWIFRGVTSAQAASCALAADLGEIDSRQLEQDLQAEVLKSTEGTLIEQESEIKVIEPVRHATVTSINHLRVANGAPTNPWQARCADVVSAALHDDYDACSAALWVEPNADLIQWWKRLVRPALERIASHTVLATPGQSPKMLVFRIVLEQLQRITRDDSGVFAGHPSKLRDMVLVFTPDSERLSLSAHVLAAALVGGNVNGRLVSGPESPKSIVELVAMARPVAAVYVADQRPPNTELLEQLISHYPQLPIFIGLGGSEPLAPSLQVPQVSKIRSFAALFHEIVAIANNPSFGSDYWQDQTRLVSLEHLR, encoded by the coding sequence ATGGAACGTAATCCAGCCGGTTCTAAGGTCTCAAAGATGACCAATGTGAAAGATGGCGGAACAACAACCGAGTCCCCAACGAGCGCCGTGTTCGGCCAGCAGCACTTGTCAGTGGCTGCCGTGGCGAAACGAATAGCTGTCGCCCCGGCGACCCTACGTACGTGGGACCGTCGGTATGGGCTCGGTCCGAGCATGCACCAAACGGGGGCGCACCGCCGTTATAGCCATGACGATGTATTGCGACTGTCACTCATGCGCCTGTGGATCTTCAGGGGAGTAACGAGCGCCCAAGCGGCCAGTTGTGCCCTCGCAGCCGATCTCGGCGAGATCGATTCCCGACAGCTCGAACAAGATCTGCAAGCGGAGGTCCTTAAGTCAACCGAAGGCACCCTCATCGAGCAGGAGTCGGAGATCAAGGTTATTGAGCCTGTTCGGCACGCAACGGTCACCTCGATCAATCATCTGCGGGTGGCCAACGGGGCTCCAACCAACCCGTGGCAGGCGCGGTGTGCAGATGTGGTCTCTGCTGCCCTGCACGACGATTACGATGCCTGCTCCGCCGCTTTGTGGGTTGAGCCCAATGCGGATCTGATCCAATGGTGGAAGCGATTGGTGCGCCCGGCCCTTGAGCGCATCGCTAGCCATACTGTGCTAGCTACCCCCGGGCAGTCGCCCAAGATGCTGGTTTTTCGAATTGTTCTTGAGCAGTTGCAACGTATTACCCGCGACGATAGCGGAGTATTTGCCGGGCACCCTTCCAAGTTGCGGGATATGGTTTTGGTCTTTACTCCAGATAGCGAGCGGCTCTCACTATCCGCCCATGTTCTAGCCGCGGCCCTGGTGGGCGGTAACGTGAATGGGCGCTTGGTCTCCGGTCCGGAGTCTCCTAAGTCAATAGTTGAGTTAGTGGCGATGGCCCGCCCGGTGGCTGCGGTATACGTGGCTGACCAACGGCCTCCCAATACGGAGCTGCTGGAGCAGCTCATTTCACACTACCCACAGTTGCCCATTTTTATTGGGCTCGGTGGCAGCGAACCTCTGGCGCCGTCATTACAGGTGCCTCAGGTCTCCAAGATTCGAAGTTTTGCTGCACTTTTTCATGAGATTGTTGCGATCGCGAACAACCCGAGCTTTGGTTCTGACTATTGGCAAGACCAAACTAGGTTGGTATCACTCGAGCATCTGAGATGA
- a CDS encoding WhiB family transcriptional regulator: protein MTDVSRLPGPVMDLWEWQYQGACRDAEATLFFHPEGERGAARRRRIEQAKAICTGCPVLQQCRDQALAIREPYGIWGGLSEEERSQILAKRQAGLA from the coding sequence ATGACTGATGTTTCACGCCTTCCGGGCCCTGTAATGGATCTATGGGAATGGCAGTATCAAGGGGCCTGTCGCGATGCCGAGGCCACATTATTCTTTCACCCCGAAGGTGAGCGCGGCGCCGCGCGGCGCCGCCGAATCGAGCAAGCAAAAGCAATTTGTACCGGCTGTCCTGTACTGCAACAATGCCGTGATCAAGCCTTAGCAATTCGTGAGCCCTACGGAATCTGGGGCGGACTCAGCGAAGAAGAACGCTCCCAAATCTTGGCCAAGCGCCAAGCGGGCCTCGCGTAA
- the groES gene encoding co-chaperone GroES, whose translation MSVSIKPLEDRIVVKTLEVELTTPSGLVIPDTAKEKPQEGEVLAVGPGRIDERGNRVPVDVAVGDKVIYSKYGGTEVKYNGEEFLILSARDVLAVIA comes from the coding sequence GTGTCGGTCTCCATCAAGCCGCTCGAGGACCGGATTGTTGTTAAGACCCTCGAGGTCGAGCTAACAACACCATCTGGTCTTGTCATCCCTGACACCGCTAAGGAAAAGCCACAAGAGGGCGAAGTACTAGCTGTTGGCCCAGGCCGCATCGACGAGCGCGGTAACCGCGTTCCAGTCGACGTAGCTGTCGGCGACAAGGTTATCTACTCCAAGTACGGCGGCACCGAGGTGAAGTACAACGGTGAGGAATTCCTCATCCTGTCAGCTCGCGACGTGCTCGCAGTTATCGCCTGA
- a CDS encoding SAM-dependent methyltransferase produces METSLSQLLTPQGLALLDSLEEYSEDSALTMSSRLRSAGHSAELVSQLLTQAKLRAKAEAKFGPFAGRMLFTSAGLEQATRLSTAVHHAQRYLTAGVTKVADLTCGIGADSMAFAALGLSVHATDIDPSTALIAAHNLAPFPEAAVANADGLASDFAALGVNGIYADPARRTGAGKRIFDPKDYAPALDSVWDLRAQVPAVGIKVGPGIHHDALPADCEAQWISSNGDVVEAGLWFGPLATHMGRGALLLTDNDGKQGSRAYVGHGPDTQAGAASGPQDLGKYVFEPDGAVIRAGLVADAALDFGGSLLDPTIAYFTSDRLNDGSGHSVPLARGYEVHDVLPYSVKPLRAYLRARNIGRVTIKKRGISVTPEQLRPQLNLKGDQECTIILTRIGNSKYAIIAQPVIPNGAS; encoded by the coding sequence ATGGAAACGAGCTTGTCGCAACTTCTTACCCCACAGGGCCTGGCGCTCCTAGATTCCCTTGAGGAATACTCCGAGGACTCGGCTTTGACTATGAGCTCGAGGTTGCGCAGTGCGGGCCATTCGGCCGAGTTAGTTTCCCAACTGTTGACCCAGGCTAAGTTGCGGGCCAAAGCTGAAGCAAAGTTTGGCCCCTTTGCCGGCCGTATGCTGTTTACTTCAGCCGGCTTGGAGCAGGCCACCCGGCTTTCCACCGCCGTGCACCACGCCCAGCGCTACCTGACCGCAGGAGTCACCAAGGTTGCTGACCTGACCTGCGGTATTGGTGCAGACTCCATGGCTTTTGCAGCCTTGGGGTTGTCCGTGCACGCGACCGATATTGACCCAAGTACCGCGCTTATTGCGGCCCATAACTTGGCTCCATTTCCGGAAGCAGCCGTGGCCAATGCGGATGGACTGGCAAGCGATTTTGCCGCACTCGGGGTCAACGGCATTTACGCAGACCCGGCGCGGCGAACCGGGGCGGGCAAACGGATCTTCGATCCCAAGGATTACGCCCCGGCGCTCGATAGCGTGTGGGATCTACGCGCCCAGGTCCCAGCCGTTGGCATCAAGGTGGGCCCGGGTATTCACCACGACGCTCTGCCCGCCGATTGCGAGGCCCAGTGGATTTCCAGCAACGGTGACGTCGTTGAAGCCGGCCTTTGGTTTGGCCCGCTAGCCACGCACATGGGCCGGGGCGCTCTGTTATTGACCGACAATGACGGCAAGCAGGGGTCTCGCGCTTACGTGGGCCACGGCCCCGACACCCAAGCAGGCGCGGCGTCAGGCCCACAAGATTTGGGCAAGTATGTCTTTGAGCCCGACGGCGCGGTCATAAGGGCGGGGTTAGTTGCCGATGCCGCACTCGATTTTGGTGGCTCGCTGTTAGACCCGACGATTGCTTACTTCACGTCGGATCGCCTCAATGATGGTTCGGGCCATAGCGTTCCACTGGCCCGCGGATACGAGGTTCACGATGTACTGCCGTATAGCGTTAAGCCGTTGCGGGCGTACCTGCGGGCGCGAAACATTGGCCGGGTCACGATCAAAAAGCGGGGCATCTCCGTTACCCCGGAGCAACTTCGCCCACAGTTGAACCTGAAAGGTGACCAAGAGTGCACTATCATCTTGACCCGGATAGGTAATTCCAAATACGCGATTATTGCCCAGCCGGTTATTCCAAACGGCGCGAGTTAA